In Mucilaginibacter sp. KACC 22063, the genomic stretch ATAAAGCCCTAAATTATGATATTTTTTTATTCGTCAATATAAATATTAATTATTCGGCAATTAAACTTCATAAAATCTTCACAATCCTTCCGCATTTTATAAATAAACCCACAGGAAATACTACACTCTATCAAATTGATAAGTTTATTTTATTAAAAGAAGAAGATAAATGGTGCTTATTATAAAAAATTGAGAATTTAAAAGCATTAATCAATAAAAAAGAGACCAATAAATAAAAAAACATCAATAACTGTAAATAATACAGTTAGTTTACTGAGTTCGTTCAATTGCTTTTTTTACGTTAAAGCTGCTTTGATTGTTACATAGCTTTTACTATGTACGCATATATTGCGAAGTATTTGAATTACCTATGTATAAACAAATTCAGCAGCATTACTCCACCTAAACCCAGTATGGCTACCAGGGTTTCCATTGCCGACCATGACCGAAATGTATCTTTAATACTCAGATTAAAATATTCTTTATACATCCAAAAACCAGAGTCGTTGACATGCGACAGTACCAGGCTGCCAGCCCCTATAGAAAGCACCATCAAATTGGGGTCAACATGCTGAGTACCTATTATTGGAGCTACTATAGCCGCCGCTGTAAGCCCGGCAACAGTACTTGAGCCCAGGCTGATCCTGATAATAGCAGCGATAACCCAACCCATTACCAGCGGATGCATATTAAGGGTCTGCAACTGTGCTGCTATCTGTGTACTTACACCGCTATCAACAAGTACCTGTTTAAATGCACCAGAACCGGCAATAATGAGTAATATGATTGCGATATCTTTCAGCGCCTCAACATATATACTACTCAATGCGCCCATTTTTTTACCTCTGCTTAAGCCAAGGCTGAATGTTGCATAGATAAGCGAGATCAGCATTACTATTGCCGGGTCGCCAATAAATGCCATCCATTTATTAAGTGTTGGACTTTGTATATTAAGGTGCGGATATAATGTTGTGAGCATTAACAGCACAACCGGCAACAGTGCGCTGAAAAAACTATTGAAAGCGTTTGGCAAGTCCTCGTCTGCAATATCTGCCGGGCGAAATGTAGCCAACGGCTCCGAATGGATATTTTTTAAAGTGCGGGCATATAACGGACCGGCAATGATAATAGTAGGTATAGCAATGATCAGCCCGTAAACAAGAGTAACGCCCATATTAGCATGAAACTGGTTCACCAATGCCGTTGGCGAAGGATGCGGCGGTAAAAAGCCATGTGTTACAGAAAGCGCTGCCAGCATAGGCAGGCCTATATAAACCGCATTGATTTTATATTTATAAGCAATTGAAAAGATGAGCGGTACTACCAGTACAAAGCCTATACCGTAAAACAAAGGGATACCTACCACAAAGCCAGCCAGTACCAGCGCCCATTGCATGTTCTTTTTTCCACTTGCGTTGACCAATACGCCTGCAATTTTCTGTGCCGCCCCGCTTGTTGCGATCAACTTGCCCAGCATAGCGCCCAGGCAAATAATAATAATAAGCGACCCCATCGTGTCACCCATGCCCTTCTGCACAGATGCGGTTACTTTTTCTGCCGGGATGCCTAATAAAAGCCCCGCTACAACAGATACCAGTAGAAAAGCAAGAAAGGGATTTACTTTTGCCCAGCTTACCAGCAGTACAAGCAAAATAAGACAAAGCAGGATGGTCAATAATGCCATTAAGATTGGAGATTAATCAATTAGACAACCGCAATGTAATATTTGAAT encodes the following:
- a CDS encoding gluconate:H+ symporter → MALLTILLCLILLVLLVSWAKVNPFLAFLLVSVVAGLLLGIPAEKVTASVQKGMGDTMGSLIIIICLGAMLGKLIATSGAAQKIAGVLVNASGKKNMQWALVLAGFVVGIPLFYGIGFVLVVPLIFSIAYKYKINAVYIGLPMLAALSVTHGFLPPHPSPTALVNQFHANMGVTLVYGLIIAIPTIIIAGPLYARTLKNIHSEPLATFRPADIADEDLPNAFNSFFSALLPVVLLMLTTLYPHLNIQSPTLNKWMAFIGDPAIVMLISLIYATFSLGLSRGKKMGALSSIYVEALKDIAIILLIIAGSGAFKQVLVDSGVSTQIAAQLQTLNMHPLVMGWVIAAIIRISLGSSTVAGLTAAAIVAPIIGTQHVDPNLMVLSIGAGSLVLSHVNDSGFWMYKEYFNLSIKDTFRSWSAMETLVAILGLGGVMLLNLFIHR